One Gigantopelta aegis isolate Gae_Host chromosome 1, Gae_host_genome, whole genome shotgun sequence genomic region harbors:
- the LOC121371076 gene encoding uncharacterized protein LOC121371076 produces MYIHPLKHDLFVSVSLNHTGIWDKDGLGLVFEQLKSDPDMGLLDIGAQLGTFTLTAALMGHKVVAVDPLVDNVVRLCRSVQMNGLVDYVTVVFGALSDAHKNMEIKRRRGNIGGTYVEETNSRRSKEKYPRHSIEAVLMDDLLSVVDFQSVFIKLDVETHEYFVLRGGKHLFDTLDVKGVLMEWDFFRTGQFGQEIIDFLTKQHFVPFSVAWKDHQLDPRYHSSWPFDVFWKKV; encoded by the coding sequence ATGTACATTCACCCTCTAAAGCACGACTTGTTCGTGTCTGTGAGTCTCAACCACACTGGGATATGGGACAAGGACGGGCTGGGGCTGGTGTTTGAGCAACTGAAATCTGATCCAGACATGGGACTCCTAGATATAGGAGCACAACTGGGGACCTTCACCTTGACCGCAGCGTTGATGGGTCACAAGGTCGTAGCGGTGGACCCTCTTGTGGACAACGTGGTCAGATTGTGTCGGTCCGTACAGATGAACGGACTTGTGGACTACGTCACTGTAGTTTTCGGTGCCTTGTCTGACGCCCACAAGAACATGGAGATTAAAAGACGAAGAGGCAACATTGGCGGAACTTACGTTGAAGAAACCAATTCAAGGCGTTCCAAAGAGAAGTACCCTCGCCATTCCATAGAAGCGGTTCTTATGGACGATTTGCTTTCTGTTGTTGACTTCCAGAGTGTGTTTATAAAGCTTGATGTTGAAACGCACGAGTATTTTGTGCTCCGTGGCGGAAAACATCTCTTCGATACACTGGATGTAAAAGGGGTGCTCATGGAATGGGATTTCTTCAGGACGGGCCAGTTCGGTCAGGAGATCATAGACTTTCTCACCAAGCAACACTTTGTGCCCTTCTCCGTCGCCTGGAAAGACCACCAGCTGGATCCACGATACCACAGTAGCTGGCCTTTTGATGTATTTTGGAAAAAAGTATag